From Oxyura jamaicensis isolate SHBP4307 breed ruddy duck chromosome 26, BPBGC_Ojam_1.0, whole genome shotgun sequence:
GGTGCCTAAATCGGGCGCTTCCTAACCCACCGCTTGTTGCCTCCCTCAGGCAAACATCTGGACCATGAAGGTGGCCTTCAGATTGCTTCTCCCACTCGTTCTCGTGCTGATCTCGGAGGTGAGCGGGCAGCGGAGGAAGCCCCCACGGAAACCCACCCGCCCGCCTCCCGAGCCCATCGAGCCCGAGGAGCCCGTCGAGCCCACCGAGCTGCCCCCACCCCTGCCTCCTGGTCCCCCCTCCGTCTTCCCCGACTGCCCCCGGGAATGCTACTGTCCCCCGGACTTCCCCTCTGCCCTGTACTGTGACAGCCGCAACCTGCGGAAGGTGCCCATCATCCCGCCCCGCATCCACTACCTCTACCTCCAGAACAACTTCATCGACGACCTCCCGGAGGAGTCCTTCAGGAACGCCACGGGGCTGAAATGGGTCAACCTGGACAACAATCGCATCCGCAAGGTGGACAAGAGGgtcctggagaagctggaaaaCCTCATCTTCCTCTACATGGAGAAGAACCAGCTGAAGGAGGTGCCCGCCTTCCTGCCGCCCAACCTGGAGCAGCTGCGGCTGAGCAGGAACCAGATCTCCAAGATCCCTGCCGGGGTCTTCAACAAGCTGGAGAACCTGGTGCTCCTGGACCTGCACCACAACAAGCTCAGTGACGGGGTCTTcaacaaaaacaccttcaaGGGACTCAAGAACCTCATGCAACTCAACCTCGCCCACAACATCCTGAGGAAAATGCCCCCCGGCGTGCCCAACGCCATCCACCAGCTCTTCCTGGACAGGAACAACATCGAGGACATCCCCAGTGACTACTTCAAGGAGTTTCCCAACCTGGCCTTCATCCGGCTCAACTACAACCAGATCTCCGACAAGGGGCTCCCCAAGAACTCCTTCAACCTCACCaacctgctggtgctgcacctGGCCCACAACAAGCTCACCAACGTCCCTTTCATCAGCCCCaagctggagcacctctacCTGAACAACAACTCCATCGAAAGTGAGTCCCATTGGCACGTcgggaggctggggagaggcCTGGGGGATGGATAGGCTTGGGGATgggaagtgttttgttttaaaagggcATTTTTTAACACAGTagggtgtgatttttttttcaaaggggGATGCAACGGTGAGAAGAACAGGGGATTTTCTGTAGGCAAGTGAGGCCCTGCAGAGGATGGATTTGTGAACGGGGAAGGATGACCCAAGAATTAAGGTGCTAGTAGAAGACCGAGGCTAAATCCCCCTTGCTGCTTCAGGGCTTTTCTTGTTCATTGCCATGGGCAGCTCTTCTTGGGGGCTGCCATCTAGATAGCTGCTTCCCCAGCAAGGCTCAGAAGTAGGGATATTTAAAAAGGAGAGGCTGTGCACATATTTTAAGAACAGATGCCAAACACACAGTCGAGATGGTTAGAAATAACCCAGCTTAGCTCCCGAGCTGAGCCTTGCAGAGGAAGGAACAGGGAGAACAGGGCTGCGATGGAGGTTGTCTTGGCAAGCCGAGCGGGGCAGTTCCACACTATTCCAGGCGAAGCACAGCAACTTCATGGGAGAGGTGCTGGCCTGTGAAACGTGGGAACCCAGCCAGCACATTAGAAAAGAAGACGGAGCCCCATTCCTGGTCACCCCAGATGTTTCTGCGTTTAGCGGGCCAGCAGCCTACAGTCCTTGCTGTCGGCAGGGGAGCAGGAATGCAGCGCGCCTGCCAGGAGCCCTCCACGTGCTTCGAGGAAAGCGAGCCAGGCTCTTGTACCTCTGGTTGTGGTGGGTTtgtggggctgcaggacccGCACGGGGCATCATCACTTTTTTTGGGAAGCAGACGCCAGGCAGGACGCCGGTCCCAGCCCGTGGCGTGACACGAGCGCTTTGGCAGGTGGTGGTGTTTACTGGGAGGTGATGGTGCGTGGCTTCATGTGCAATGCAGCCTGCTGCCGAGGAGGAGATGTAAAATTGGAGCACGGCTTTAACAGGGGGGTCCTGCACTGACTGCAGCATCAGCTGGGAGGGGACGAGCGAGAAACCGGCTCCTCCGGAGCCAAGCACCGATGGCGTGGTGGGACGTGGTGCCAGGGAGAGGggcaaaacccacaaaaaacCATGTCCCTTCTCTGGAGGGGGTCACTGGAGCCAGTTCCCATGGAAGAGGAACATTGCTAAGTGCCTGGTTTTTGGATGAGCAACTCCAAACTGCCTCAAAATAGATGGTGGAGTgaagctgggggctgctgctggctcggAGCACTCATACGGGtaccaggctggggctgcccatgGAGAGATGCCTGCGTGGTCGTGTACCTCATattccatcttttctttttcttttttttttttttaacccagctCTTATAAGATTTCAGTCCCTGGAGCTGGGTAATGACATAAGAATcccaattttcttttctttttaatattgttttatttcctgtaacGCAGGCCCTGGGGTGGGGAGAGATGTATGGAAATCCAGAAGCAGGCAACGCTCCGGATCAGCGGTTATTAATGTTATCTCTGCCGTAACAGTGCTGGAGCAGGTTTTAGGGGTAGATTTTTGATGGCGTGTGTACTGGGCCTGGCTaggcaggttttttgtttgtggtgatcccttttctctcccaaaTGGCTCCATATTCCTCACCTTGTTTTGGCTGACCGTGACCTCCTTCATTTCCCAACAAAAGCAAGATTTTCCACTTGCCAGgaccctggggctgcccctgccttCTGGGAGAGGCTGGTGAACCCCCCCTCGGTAGCAAAGCAACCCCGTTTTGGGGGTGAACCCAGGAAGATGAGGACAGCTGAGCAGGGATGGGGGGTTCTAGCATCCCTCTCTGCCTTCCCTAACCCTCaccctgcttttccttctctccctgcagaAATCAACGGGACGCAGATCTGCCCCACCTCGCTGATGTCCATCCAGGACTTCTCCCCCTCCGACCTGGACAGCGTGCCCCGGCTCCGGTACCTGCGGCTGGACGGGAACCTGCTGAAGCCCCCCATCCCCTTGGACCTGATGATGTGTTTCCGCCTCCTGCAGTCCGTGGTTTTCTAGCCCCGTGCCGCCTCTCCCAGGACTTGGCTTTGCACAGAGACTCGACCCCCCACCCTACAGCGTTTGACACTCGGGACCCcctttgcctccctctccccctgctcaCACCCTGTCTCTCCATCCCTCTCATGTCCCCACCTTTCCTTGCCTGCGGTGGTTGTGGGCTCGTGTGGCTTCTGCCTCCCTGGGGAGCGTTGGCTGCAGGATGGCACCGTGGTGCAGAGGCTGTCCCAGGTCACAGCATCAGCCCTGCCTTGCCTGCCTGGACCCAGACCagctctggagctggctctgtcTCCCCCTTGACCTGGCCGAGGTTTGGGAGGTTCCAGCTTGGTCCCAAAGCATCTCCTGATGGAGCTGAGGTGATAGGACAGGAGTGAGCTGAGCAGCAGGACAGCTAGCACAGCGCCCCGGGATGGAGCTGTTTCAGCTCAGAGGCAGCCACAGCCTGTACAAACACCAAACCCCCCAAATCCTAAAATCCATCCAGCTGCATCCTGGTTCTTGGCACTGCAGCGTGCACCAGAGCCGGGCACAGCCCCTCTTTGGGAAGCCCGGGGGGGCTGCGTGCCCACGGGACCACCTCCCATCACACCGGCTGGGTCCCGCGGCCACCTCCACCCGTGGatccctaggaaaaaaaataataaaaataaaaataaacccagaaaCCGAAGTGGGATGGAGCAAGGCTGCCCGCGGAGGGTGGTGCCAGGTCCCCGCCGAGGTCCCTCGTCCCCCGGCCGGCTCGGGGAGAGGGGACCGGGGCTGGCACCGCCGGGCAGGGCCGGCAACGACACCTCGTGGCCGGAGCCACGTCCCAGGACCGGGCCGAGGCAGCCTCGAGCTTTTGGGGAggctccagcctctgctctgcctcgCTCCGGGGCTCTCCGGCTCCTGGGACCGGTGGAAATTTGGCAGGAGGTGATGGAGGGGGAGGCTGCCCCCGGGCTCCTGCTCCCCGCTGGGTTTATTTGGTGAGACCAGCCCCCCCTTCCTGTATCCCCCCCTTCCCAAATTTCAGCCCCCGCATCCTGccacccccccccggggctgggtgACCCCTTGCCATCCCCGCTCCGCTCTCACGACCCCTCTCCTCCCCGCACCCTCCTCGCCCCATCGCTTTCTCCAGCCGAACGCGCGCGTCTGGTTTTGCCTtgtgggttgtgttttttttttggtttgctcgtgtttttgttgttgttgtgtttgcaaaaggaaagggaaggaaaagggaagaattaTTCCTTcggaaaagctgtttttttatcccctcccctccccgttTCCACATGTATCGCTTCCCTCTTGGATAGCCGTACCTGCATATATAGGGTGTCCGGGTTTAGAGGGGTtactctcttttcttctcccccatTCTCAGGACTTAGATTTAAGGCCAAgcatcagagggaaaaaataaaaaaataaaaaaaaatctcatcaaaATAAGCAGTAAAGCAATAAACCAAAGAAACCAGCCCTTACCTCCTTGGTGCTCAGCCACCAAAAATTACCCTTCTCTGGGGTGGGCACGGACGGGCACCGTGCCCCGCTCCCcgggaaggggatggggacgttcctgctgggagccccctccccaggtaCCCTGCATGCaccagagctgggctgcagccagcgcTGGAAGGATCGTTGAACCCCTGTGCTAATTTGAGCTGGTTgcgttttttttgtttttaaagaataaaagtcTCTTCTCCAACCCTTCCTCCAGTGGGCTTTGTTGGGTTCGACAGGTTTCAACCTTAAACCCGGAGACcctatgtatatatttatatatagtgtgtatatatactgGTAGACTGTACAGATATATCTAGAGACATGTAGCTCTCGAGTGATTTCAACTTGATGGTATTTTCACTCCTACTCTCcacagcagtgaaaataaagCGATTCACAAGGGACCCAGAGCCGCGGCCCGACCTGCCTCTCTCCTCGCACAGGAGCAGCCGCTGCTTCTTTCGGGACCAGAGCTCCTCCCCGGGGGACAAAACCCCCCTGGAGCTCATCTGAGTGCACCCTGCCCGCAGCAGGTGGTGGTCAGGCTTCTCGAGCATGTGCCTGTCCTAATGAGCATCCTTGTTAATTAGGAGCGCCCGACCTtagctgcagcacccagggcagTGGGGGCAGCTGATGGGCGTTAGCATCCCCGCCGTGCTCCGTGCTGGGGGCAGGTTGTGCAGAACCAGGGCTGAGCTGCCCCACGTTGCCTTGATGCTCCCAGGGAAGCCAAACAAACATCCCTGGGGTGAGTTTGGCCCAGGGAGCAGCACGGGTGGGCTTTGGGACAAGCGGGGAAGGCAACTCCCACCCGCAGCAATGATCCCAGACCCCCAGAGCTGCGGCTGTACGGGGCTCACGCGTGCTTTCCCACGAGCAGAACGGGTGTAGGCAGCGATTTTTTTCCTCCCGCCCGTCGCTGCGGCTTCAAAATCTCCTCTcgctgctgctctccccacGTGAATCACGAGCAGAGAGGGAGGACGGGTGTGGGTGCGGGTGCGAACGCATGGGCTCCGGCGTGGGGCTGCTCACGGGAGCGTGCACGGGGTGTGCGTGTGCGCAGAGCAGGCGGCGAGCTCCccttaggttttatttttttaaaaaaaattatttatttttttctgcgGCAGAACTAAATCCCCGTGTTTCGTGAGCGGTGCATGAATCACGCGCTCCCGGGGTGGGCATCCACTCGCTGCCTCTCCAGGCAAGTCAGCCCCTGCTCCCGGGGGAGCCGAGCACCgcagaaaaaggaggggagTGGGTTGAGCCGagatgcccccccccccccagctgccacATTGCCTCCATCAAGGTGGCTGCTGAGCCGCCTAATGAGGGGCTTAACGAAGATTAGCAGCAGCCCTTTGCTCTGCTCCATGCtgagggggccggggccgtgaTGGAGTGTGGGGGGGGAACATGcgtgggggcagcctgggggccGTGGGTGCGTGGACGAGGATGGTCCCTGCTGCGAGGGTGTCCCCACCCGGCCGGCAGGCAGCACAGATGGGTGCGATGTCTCGGGTGGGTGAGCGTGTGGGCTGCGAGCTGCGTGTGAGAGAAGAACGTGTTTGTGGCCGTGGGTGGCTGCGTGGGCACTGAGCTGCCCGGCGCTGCGAGGAGCCCACGGGGCTGGCGCACATCCTGCCCGTCCTGGGGTGTCCCAGCCCCGTGGGACATGTCCCAGGTCATGACAGCTCCCCAGCACCCGTAAGATGAAGCAGGGCCATGAGTTGTAGGTGGCGGGTATCCAGCAGCACCCGTGGGTGCatggggggaggtgggggggggagatgggggCATCTCCCATCCCATCCAGGTTGGGGGAAGTGGTGCTGCCCCTCTACAACCACACGTGCTCCCCGTCCCCAAACCACCCCCATGTTTCCAAAGCAACAGTGCACAGAGTGGGTGAGCAGGGGGGGAGCAAGGTGGGTGGATGAGCCGAATGTCAGGAGccatctggctgctgctgggcccaTGATGAGCAGGGACCCCAAACCCTGGGGAGCGGGGGGTCCCCGGACACTCTCTCCATGGTCCTACCTGGTGGaaaccccaagcagcagcaggggccgTGCCTGGTGCTCTGCACCCATGGGGACGGTGGCAGCTGGAAATTGTTCCCTGGGCCGGTTGGGGCAGGGACAGAGCCGGCTGTCCCGTCTGCCCAGGGCAGTGTGTCCCCATCGTCCCTGGGGTCACCAAGGGCAGGGAGCGTAGCGTGGGCCTCAtcccatccatcccatccccagccccaAGGCCGGGCTTTTGTAGGGAAGCCACCACGGGGCTGGCTTGCCCACGGGGACAATATAAGGTCCCggtgggggggctggggacagccagaGGCCACCAGGCTGATTGGCCAcatcctgcctctcccctcagCAGCAACCATGCCAGgtccccccccatccctcctctCCAGGCATTAAAAACCCAAAAGCCCTTCCCGGGCCAGTGCAGCAGCCCGTGGGAGCGGAGTGGGGCTGTCCCGTGCCAAGGACGGTAAAGGAGGTGCATGCAGGCTGCCTTCCTTCTGTGCCTCCAGCACTGAGCCCGGCCTGGGGGCTCCCACATGGGGCTGGGacgagctgcagggctgggagtgCTGGGGGCTGGTGATGCATGTAGGGGGTTAAAGGCTTTTACTGCACTTCTAAAGGTTTGATCTGGGGGAAACCAGCAGAAACTGGGGAGCAGCGTTCTCAGCCCAGGGTGCGCACGGTTGTTGCTTTTGCACTTTTTGGGAAAGAGACgtggggggctgctgggtgcctgccccctctgcttgctgtgctgtgggTGCACACATGGGTGCctggtgggtgggtgggtgggcgATGCTGTGGCACAGGGTACCCCTGAGCCCCTCACCACCTCCTCGGGGCTGGGAACGCCAGAAAGCGAGAACAGCCCAGCTGCTTGGGGCCTCTTGTGCACGGCCGCCCAGCCGAGCGTGAAATgggctgaaaagaaaagaaaagcctcgTCCCCTGCagtggctgcagctccccgACACAGCTGCGGAGTGGAGCTGGCTGCGGCCGGCGTGCTGGCCCTGCCTTCCCGtccttctttttgctttcaccGCTTTGCAAATTGTTTTAGGGCACCCGGCTGGGCGCAGGATGCGGCCCCTGGCCTGGGTGGGCATCGCCAGCCTGTgtctgggggcagcctgggctgtcCCAGCCAaggaggggagcaggaaggTGGAGAAGCCCAAACTTGACCTCACACTCTATGAAAACCTGGACCTGGACAACTACGACCTGACGCTGGACAGCTATGGGGACGTCGTCGATCTGAGCAACTATGAGGAGCTCTACGACTACAGTGACATTGCTCCGAAGGTGAGGGGGACGCGGGGGAGCACCGGCACACGGGGCAGGTCTCATCTTCATgcagccaggggctgctccGTGGTATGGGAAAAGCATCGCAGCCCCCTGCACAAGCCTACGAGCCCTGGTGGCTCTTCATCTTATCTTGCTGGTGGGAAGGCTTCACTTGATCCCAGCTCTTCCAGCTTCCTGGTGTCCTGCCTGGCCACATCGCTGCGGGACGGAGCAGGGGAAGGCGGGACGAGGCACCCATATCCCTCTGGGAAGATAGAGGGGGGGTCCTGAAGATAGGAGAGGCGTTTAGAGCTGGCTTTCCGATAAGACCTGCCCGGACCCCCACTCGCTCAGCCCCCACACCCCCGCTGTGTTTGCAGATCGAGGTCGGGACCCTGGCTCCTCGCCCCAAGGACCCCGAGGCTCTCCCAGAGGTGGGCACCACGGCTCCAACACCAAAGCCGCAGCCTCCGACCTCCAGCCCCGTCCGCCCCGCGCAGGGTGAGTGCAGAACAAAACGGGTCTCCTTTCCGCACAGTGAACCCAAACATCCCGGGGTGGCACGGCTGGGGCTCCGCAGGAAAAGGAGCGAACCCTTTTGCCGCCGGCAGACAGCAGAAGTTATTTGCTCTGCCTGGGCAACGAGGAGATGAGGGGTGCCGGGCTTTGCCTTATCACACAGCAGGcagaagcactgcagaaagaCATTTCTGGGAAACGAGCTCCAGCAAACACCAGCAACATCTTAATGAGCAGAGGCATTGCAAGAGTCGGACAGAGTAGCAATTAGATTAGTGACAATTAAAATCCTGTAGCGAGGGATAAAtatctttattcattttctgtcactCCGGACTGGGACAAATTAAGTAGGAGGCAGAGGGAAATTGTTGCCTTGCTGCTTTGAACTCTCCCACTAATGGCTGCGGAGTCTGGCgggtgctgggggagaggagagggagcgGGCGTGGGGGGCACATGGTGTagccccctcctgctgcccctgcctggcTCGCTGGGACTCTTGGGTGGTGGAGACAGGTTTTTTTGCTcattgcatttccttctttctttccttccttctttccttccttctttccttccttccttctttccttctttccttccttccttccttctttcttttgttgccTTTCCTTCTGTGGAATAAAAACGAGGGGGTCCAAGTGAGCCCTGGGTGCAACGTTGCCGTGCTCGGGAACCTCGCGTCTCCCCTTCTCCCACGGGAGCTTCTTGGTCCTGAGCAGAGCCGTccaccagcagctctcctggtgGTGCGCCCTGGCCCTTCCCTcgctggaggtgctgggctgagtgctctgggtgctgcagagCGTGTTCACCCACAGGGCTggtcctgcaggggctggggggctgcgggggggacggggacggggcaGCTGTTCCACGCCGAGCTGAGCCGTGCCATGCCCGGAGCTGCCTCTCCAcccccagggctccccagcTGCTTGCGCTGCCTCTGCATCGGCACCTCGGTTTACTGCGACGACGCCGACCTGGAGCACATCCCGCTGCTGCCGCCAGACACCGCCTACCTCTACGCCCGCTTCAACCGCATCAGCGCCATCCGGGCCGGCGATTTCACGGGGCTGAGTATGTCGAGGCAAGGGGAGGGCCGAGCTCTGCGCTGGGGCAGCCTCGGTGGGTACAAGTGGTGACGTGGGACACTGCCACccccctcccttctctctccctccagaGAAGCTGAAGCGAATAGACCTGACGAGCAATTCCATCTCCTGGGCAGATGCGGACGCCTTCCgcctcctgcccagcctgcaggagctcaTCCTGCCCGAGAACAGGCTGACGGCGCTGCCCGAGCTGCCCCGCAGCATTGTCAGGCTGGACGCCCGTCTCAACAGGATCCCCAGCACCGGCCTCCAGCCCGAAGCTTTCCGGGTGGGTgcgggggctggcagcgggcaCCGAGCTGTGCCAAGCACCCGCAGCCCAACCAGGCTGTTTTTAGCCCAAAGCTGCCACGGCAAGGGGTGGTAGGGATGGTGCCAAGGGTCAGGAGGGAGCTTCACCTCTTGCCTCTTCCCACAGGACCTGAAGCAGCTGCAGTTTCTCCATCTGTCCGATAACCAGCTGGACTACGTCCCCACGCCCCTGCCCGAGAGCCTGCGCTCCCTGCACCTCCAGGTGAGAAATGTCCCAAAACAGCCATCGAGGGGGATGCAGAGACCCCTGCACCATCCCGCTTTCCCCTTTGCCTCCCCTTCCAGAACAACAACATCCAGACCATGCACAAGGACACGTTCTGCGACAGCCAAGACCACAGCCACATCCGCAGGGCGCTGGAGGACATCCGCCTGGATGGCAACCCCATCAACCTCAGCCTCTTCCCCAACGCCTACTTCTGCCTGCCCCGCTTGCCCACGGGGCGCTTCGCCTGAGCCCCACCGCTGGCTGCCCTTGGGGAGCATTGCtgggcccccccaccccaccagcagcccccattTCTTGCTGTCCCATGGGAAATGTGGGGTTAAGGCATTTAACCCTGGGCCTCTGCGTGTGGGTGATTTCATTTCTGGGGCAAACGGAGCAGGGTGTGGGcagctgtaataaaatgaagactttaaaaatgcaatcgGCGTCCTGCTCGGAGCAGCGAGGGCGATGGGGAGCCCTCACCCAGCCCACCAGCTGACCCATGCTGGTGACCCATGCTTCCCCATGTCCCACTTATTTCTTGATTTCCTCCCTGGGGGCCTGGGGAGGACCCTTCCGTGTCTGGTTTGGGGGTTTCCTGGGAGCTGCATTGCTGCCTGGTGGTGCTTTGGCCACGTCAGGTTTGACCTGCAGGACGGGTGTCCCCGGGGCTGTGACCAGGTCCCTCAAGGACCCCAAACCCGGACAGGAcgtgggggcagcaggagctctgcCCGCAGcgtgccccctgccctgcgGTTTGGGGCTGCTTCAGCTGCGGCA
This genomic window contains:
- the PRELP gene encoding prolargin, producing MKVAFRLLLPLVLVLISEVSGQRRKPPRKPTRPPPEPIEPEEPVEPTELPPPLPPGPPSVFPDCPRECYCPPDFPSALYCDSRNLRKVPIIPPRIHYLYLQNNFIDDLPEESFRNATGLKWVNLDNNRIRKVDKRVLEKLENLIFLYMEKNQLKEVPAFLPPNLEQLRLSRNQISKIPAGVFNKLENLVLLDLHHNKLSDGVFNKNTFKGLKNLMQLNLAHNILRKMPPGVPNAIHQLFLDRNNIEDIPSDYFKEFPNLAFIRLNYNQISDKGLPKNSFNLTNLLVLHLAHNKLTNVPFISPKLEHLYLNNNSIEKINGTQICPTSLMSIQDFSPSDLDSVPRLRYLRLDGNLLKPPIPLDLMMCFRLLQSVVF
- the OPTC gene encoding opticin isoform X1, giving the protein MGVSIPAVLRAGGRLCRTRAELPHVALMLPGKPNKHPWGHPAGRRMRPLAWVGIASLCLGAAWAVPAKEGSRKVEKPKLDLTLYENLDLDNYDLTLDSYGDVVDLSNYEELYDYSDIAPKIEVGTLAPRPKDPEALPEVGTTAPTPKPQPPTSSPVRPAQGLPSCLRCLCIGTSVYCDDADLEHIPLLPPDTAYLYARFNRISAIRAGDFTGLKKLKRIDLTSNSISWADADAFRLLPSLQELILPENRLTALPELPRSIVRLDARLNRIPSTGLQPEAFRDLKQLQFLHLSDNQLDYVPTPLPESLRSLHLQNNNIQTMHKDTFCDSQDHSHIRRALEDIRLDGNPINLSLFPNAYFCLPRLPTGRFA
- the OPTC gene encoding opticin isoform X2 — protein: MRPLAWVGIASLCLGAAWAVPAKEGSRKVEKPKLDLTLYENLDLDNYDLTLDSYGDVVDLSNYEELYDYSDIAPKIEVGTLAPRPKDPEALPEVGTTAPTPKPQPPTSSPVRPAQGLPSCLRCLCIGTSVYCDDADLEHIPLLPPDTAYLYARFNRISAIRAGDFTGLKKLKRIDLTSNSISWADADAFRLLPSLQELILPENRLTALPELPRSIVRLDARLNRIPSTGLQPEAFRDLKQLQFLHLSDNQLDYVPTPLPESLRSLHLQNNNIQTMHKDTFCDSQDHSHIRRALEDIRLDGNPINLSLFPNAYFCLPRLPTGRFA